The genomic interval CCGACGTGTACTTCCGCGTGAAGCCGACCCAGAACGTGTGCCAGCGCTACACGATGACCTACAATTTCTAGGTCGTTCGTGAGCGGAGGGGCGCGCGCGACATCGCGTGGAGGGCGATGCCCGCGGCCACGGACACGTTGAGCGAATCCCAGCCTTCGGCCATGGTCATGCGAAGGCCACGCACCCTCTCGAGCGTGACGTCGGAGAGGCCGGGGCCTTCGGCTCCGCACACGAGGGCAACCCGCTCCGGGAGCGCGTCGATGCGTACGTCCCGGAGGTCTTCGGCGCCACGCGGCGAGAGCGCGTACGGCGTGAAGCCTGCGTCGACGAGGGCGTCGACGAGCTCGGCTTCGCTGTCCACGAACGCGAACGGCACGCGGCAGGACGCGCCCACCGAGACCCGCAGCGCCTTGCGGTAGAGGGGATCGCACGACGCCCGGTCGAGCACGACGGCGCTCGCGCCGAACGCCGCGGCGCTTCGAAAGATGCCCCCGACGTTGTCGTGGTTCGTCACCCCGGAGATCCCCACGACGACCGCGCGAGGCCCCACGCTCCCGAGCAGATCCCGGGCCGTCACGGGCGCCGGGCGCCGGGCGAGCGCGAGGATGCCGCGGTGGATCGGGAAACCCACGACCTCGCTCATGGTGGCCTCGTCGGCGAGCAAGACCGGCGTCGTCTCGGGGAGGAGCGCGAGGGCGTCGGCGAGCTTCTCGCGTCGCTTGTCGAGCAAGAGCACCACCCTCACGAGCTCGGGCCTCGCCGCGAGCGCGGCGCGCAAGACGACCTCGCCCTCGACGATGAACTCACCGTCGCGCCCCCGCGCGTCACGGTCGCGGAGGTCTCGAAAGGGCTCGAACCGGGGGTCGGACGCGGACGTGAGGGTGGCGAACGTGGGCATGAGGGCCTCGGTTTTGGTCACGCCGAGCGCGTGGAATCAAGGAGTCAGGCAAAACCCAGCGGTCTTGGGCGGTGATGCAGCGTGAGCGGATGTCGCCTCATGTCGCATGCCACCTACCAGGTCGTACCTATCGCTGCGCGTCGCGTTGACCGTCCCGGAGGTGCGCTCGTATACCGAAGCCGCACGAAGGGGACCTCTGCGCGATGCGACTCTCGGGGCTCGGAAAAATCCTTGGTCTTTGTGTGCTCGTCGGCTGCGGCTCGGAGACGCCGCCCGAGGGTACGCCCGACGCCGTGCCGCCCCAGGCCTCCGCGACGGTACGACCCGCGCCCGCGCCCCCCTCCGTCGATTCGCCCGATCCCTCCGGGCCCACGTCGTCGCAACCCAAGCTCGGAGCCCCCTACCCGATCGTGCTCATGCACGGCATGGCTGGCTTCCAGGAGCTCAACGTCGGCCCCATCGGCGTCGAGTACTGGGCAGGCATCAAGGACGACCTCGCCAAGATGGGCGAGACCGAGGTGTACGTCACCGAGGTGTCGCCCTACCAGACGAGCGAGGTGCGCGCGCGCGAGGCCGCATCGCAGATCGACGCCATCTTGGCCCGCACGGGCAAGGCGAAGGTGGCGCTCGTGGGGCACAGCCAAGGGGGCCTCGACGCGCGGGTCCTGGCGAGCCCCGAGGGCCTCGGCTACGGCGACAAAATCGCGTCGGTCACGACCATCTCGACCCCGCATCGCGGGAGCTTCATCGCCGACATCGTGCTCCGCATCGCCAGCGTCTCTCCCGAGACGTTCGACAACGCGACGCGCACGATCCTCAGGGTGCTCCAGCGCACGGCCTACGATCTCCAGAACGACCCGAACCTCCGCGCGCAGCTCGTCGGCATCAGCGAGAAGTACATGCGCGAGACCTTCAACCCGAAGTACCGCGACGACGCCGGCGTCGTCTACGAGAGCTACGCGGGGCGATCGAACCTGCGCACCGGGCTCGGCGTGTGCGACGGAGGCATCTACCCCAACGAGCCGACCAAGCTCGACTCGGCGCAGGCGTTCCTCTTGCCGAGCGCCGTGATCTTGGAGCAGGGGATCCCGGTCAAGGTGAACGACGGGCTCGTCACGGTCGAGAGCGCGAAGTGGGGCACGTTCATGCAGTGCATCCCCGCCGATCACCTGAAAGAGGTGGGGCAGCTCAACATCGACGGCCAGAACCTGCAGACGTTCGACCACAAGGCGTTCTATCGCCAGGTCGTCCGGCGCATCCGTCAGCGCGGCTTCTGAGCGCGAAAGCCTCGAGGCCTCAGAAGAGGTCGCGCGGGAGACCGGCGCGAGCCCAGAGCGTCGTGCCGACGAGGTAGATGACGAGCAGCGCTGCGCCCGCGTAGGTGACACCGATGCAGTCGGCGCGGCTCACCTTCGATGGGCCACGCGCGCGCACGAAGACGAGCATCGCGATCGGGGCCGCCGCCATGAGCAGCTCGCGGAACGTGAGGACGCGCGTGATTTTCCCGGCCACGAGGATCACGATCGGCACGAGACACAACGCGACGACGATGCGACCGGCCGCGTCGACCCCATGTACGACGGGGTAGGTAGGCACGGAGACCGCGGTGTCGCCCTCGACGTCGCGTAGATCGTAGAGGACCTCGAAGCTCTGCTCGAAGAGAAAGAAGAAGACCATGAGCACGGCGATGGCCGCGCCGCTCATGACCCGCGGAGGCCCCTCGGCGAGGAGAGGATAGAACCCGACCGAGAGCACGAACATGAACGCGGAGACGCCATTTTTCAGGGCGTAGAGGTCCTTGAAGCGGACGAATCGGCCCCCCACGCGGCCCCGCATGCGGCCGAACGCCGGCACGTACCGAAAGCTGTACCCGAGCCCGAGCGCGTGGAAGAGCACCCGGAGAGCGGCGAGCGCGGGTGTCGTGACGACGAACCCGAGCACGAGCGACGCGACGAGCACGACGAGGCTCGCGCGGACGATGAAGGTGGCGTGCTTGGCCACGAGCTCGGTCGCCACGATGCCATTGAGCCTGTCCTCCTCGACGTCCGTCGCACGGTTCAGGAGGTTCACGAGGCACCAGTCGAGGGCGCAAACGAGCGAAACGCCGACGAAGAGGTGCTCGCGGAAGAGCGCGCCGAACACGAGCGCCGCCGCGGCCGCGATGGCGACGATGTGGAACCGCAGGGCGGAGAGGGCCTCGTTCATGCGAGGCGGCGTCTACCACGACGCCCGCGGGGCGGCACGGGCCCTCCCCTTTCGAGACGCTCGCGTTGCCTCGACCCGCACGGCCGTCCGCGATATGGCTGGCACGATGCTCTTCGTCGAGCTCTTTTCACTCGTCGTGCTCGCGGTGTTCGTCGCCGTGGACGGGGATCGCCGCGCGACCTTGAGGGACGCGGGCCTCGTCGCGTTGGGCGCGTTCCTCGGCGAGGACTCGTGCATCCGCCTCTACGAGTACTACGCCTATTCTCCGGGCTGGCACGTCTTCCTCGATCGTGTGCCGCTCGTCGTGCTCCTCATTTGGCCCGCGGTCGTGCTCTCGGCGACCAAGATCGCGAAGGCCATCGCGCCGCGAGCGTCGGCCCTCAGGCTCGGCGCCATGGTCATGGGGATCGTGGTGTTCGACGCGGCGCTCATCGAGCCCATCGCCGTGCACGCGGGGCTCTGGCACTGGTCACACTCCGGCATCTTCCATGTCCCGGTCATCGGGATCCTGGGCTGGGGCTTCTACGCGGGCGCGATCGTCGTCGCGCTCGAGTCGCTCCGAGGCGCACGCCGTCTGCTCGCGCCACCGCTCGCTGCCCTCGCCACCCACGCGCTGCTGCTCGCCGCGCACTGGGGCCTCCTCCGCTACGTCCTTCGCTTCGAGCTCGCCTTCCACGTGAGCCTCGGCCTCGTCGTCCCGGCGGCGCTCGCGTACGCCCAGGTCGTCGTGCGCACCCGGGCGACGCTCGGCCCTGGCGACCTCGTGGCCCGCGCCCTCGCGACCTCCCTCTTCGTCGTGTTGCTCGCGCGGAGCCCGAGCCTCCCGCTCGTGCTCTACGCCTCCGCCTTCACGCTCCCGCACCTCGTCCTGGTCGCCCAGAGCCTGCGCACGCTGCGCGCGGGGCCCCGGGGCCTCGGCGCGTAAATAGCGGATACTCAAGGCATTTCGAGGAAGCGGCGCACAAAACCGAAACGGGGTACCCCCAGCCGGGCACCCCGTCTCCGCACACACATGCCCCCACGGTCCCGATCGACGATCAGGACCGCGGGACCTTGGCGCCTACTTCTTGGGCGCGGGGGTCGCGGGCTTCGCGGGAGCCGCGGGCTTCGCAGGAGCCGCGGGCTTCGCAGGCACCGCAGGCTTCGCGGGAGCCGCGGGCTTCGCGGGCGCGCTCGCGGCAGGCTTCGCGGGCTCGGGCTTCGAGTCCGCGGGCTTCTCGTCCGTGATGTGGAATTCCACGCGTCGGTTGTTTTGGCGCCCCTGCTCGGTCTCGTTCGAGTCGACCGGCTTCTCCTGGCCGTAGCCGGCGCTCGAGAGGCGCGCCTTGTCGATGCCGTGCGCGACGAG from Myxococcales bacterium carries:
- a CDS encoding RNA methyltransferase gives rise to the protein MPTFATLTSASDPRFEPFRDLRDRDARGRDGEFIVEGEVVLRAALAARPELVRVVLLLDKRREKLADALALLPETTPVLLADEATMSEVVGFPIHRGILALARRPAPVTARDLLGSVGPRAVVVGISGVTNHDNVGGIFRSAAAFGASAVVLDRASCDPLYRKALRVSVGASCRVPFAFVDSEAELVDALVDAGFTPYALSPRGAEDLRDVRIDALPERVALVCGAEGPGLSDVTLERVRGLRMTMAEGWDSLNVSVAAGIALHAMSRAPLRSRTT
- a CDS encoding alpha/beta fold hydrolase translates to MRLSGLGKILGLCVLVGCGSETPPEGTPDAVPPQASATVRPAPAPPSVDSPDPSGPTSSQPKLGAPYPIVLMHGMAGFQELNVGPIGVEYWAGIKDDLAKMGETEVYVTEVSPYQTSEVRAREAASQIDAILARTGKAKVALVGHSQGGLDARVLASPEGLGYGDKIASVTTISTPHRGSFIADIVLRIASVSPETFDNATRTILRVLQRTAYDLQNDPNLRAQLVGISEKYMRETFNPKYRDDAGVVYESYAGRSNLRTGLGVCDGGIYPNEPTKLDSAQAFLLPSAVILEQGIPVKVNDGLVTVESAKWGTFMQCIPADHLKEVGQLNIDGQNLQTFDHKAFYRQVVRRIRQRGF
- a CDS encoding UbiA family prenyltransferase, which encodes MNEALSALRFHIVAIAAAAALVFGALFREHLFVGVSLVCALDWCLVNLLNRATDVEEDRLNGIVATELVAKHATFIVRASLVVLVASLVLGFVVTTPALAALRVLFHALGLGYSFRYVPAFGRMRGRVGGRFVRFKDLYALKNGVSAFMFVLSVGFYPLLAEGPPRVMSGAAIAVLMVFFFLFEQSFEVLYDLRDVEGDTAVSVPTYPVVHGVDAAGRIVVALCLVPIVILVAGKITRVLTFRELLMAAAPIAMLVFVRARGPSKVSRADCIGVTYAGAALLVIYLVGTTLWARAGLPRDLF
- a CDS encoding carotenoid biosynthesis protein, which encodes MLFVELFSLVVLAVFVAVDGDRRATLRDAGLVALGAFLGEDSCIRLYEYYAYSPGWHVFLDRVPLVVLLIWPAVVLSATKIAKAIAPRASALRLGAMVMGIVVFDAALIEPIAVHAGLWHWSHSGIFHVPVIGILGWGFYAGAIVVALESLRGARRLLAPPLAALATHALLLAAHWGLLRYVLRFELAFHVSLGLVVPAALAYAQVVVRTRATLGPGDLVARALATSLFVVLLARSPSLPLVLYASAFTLPHLVLVAQSLRTLRAGPRGLGA